A region from the Ammospiza caudacuta isolate bAmmCau1 chromosome 4, bAmmCau1.pri, whole genome shotgun sequence genome encodes:
- the BDH2 gene encoding dehydrogenase/reductase SDR family member 6 isoform X1, with amino-acid sequence MGRLDGKIILLSAAAQGIGRAAAIAFAKEGAKVIATDINESKLQELGKYPGIQIRVLDVTKKEQIENLAKEIEKIDVLCNVAGFVHHGTILECEEQDWDFTMNLNVRSMYLMIKTFLPKMLKQKSGNIINMSSVASSIKGVVNRCAYSTSKAAVIGLTKAVAADFIEQGIRCNCVCPGTVDTPSLQERIQARPNPEQALKDFLARQKTGRMATAEEVAHLCVYLASDESAYVTGNELIIDGGWSL; translated from the exons ATGGGGCGGCTGGATGGGAAGATCATCCTgttgtctgcagcagcacagggcattGGCCGAGCAGCTGCTATT GCTTTTGCTAAAGAAGGAGCCAAAGTCATTGCTACAGACATCAATGAGTCTAAACTGCAAGAACTGGGGAAATATCCAG GCATTCAGATACGGGTTCTGGATGTCACCAAAAAGGAGCAGATAGAAAATCTGGCCAAGGAGATTGAAAAGATTGATGTCCTCTGTAACGTTGCAGG GTTTGTTCATCATGGAACAATTCTGGAGTGTGAGGAGCAAGACTGGGACTTCACGATGAACCTCAATGTTCGCAGCATGTACCTGATGATCAAGACATTCCTCCCCAAG ATGCTTAAACAGAAATCTGgaaatattataaatatgtCTTCTGTGGCATCCAGCATCAAAG GAGTTGTGAACAGGTGTGCCTACAGTACCTCAAAGGCAGCAGTTATTGGGCTGACAAAGGCTGTGGCCGCTGATTTCATTGAGCAAGGCATCAGATGCAACTGTGTGTGTCCTG GAACTGTTGACACACCATCTTTACAGGAAAGAATCCAAGCCCGGCCTAACCCAGAACAG GCACTGAAGGACTTTCTGGCCAGACAGAAGACTGGCAGGATGGCTACTGCAGAAGAAGTGGCCCATCTCTGTGTGTACCTGGCCTCTGATGAA TCTGCCTATGTGACTGGTAATGAGCTAATCATCGATGGAGGATGGAGCTTGTGA
- the BDH2 gene encoding dehydrogenase/reductase SDR family member 6 isoform X2, producing the protein MGRLDGKIILLSAAAQGIGRAAAIAFAKEGAKVIATDINESKLQELGKYPGIQIRVLDVTKKEQIENLAKEIEKIDVLCNVAGFVHHGTILECEEQDWDFTMNLNVRSMYLMIKTFLPKMLKQKSGNIINMSSVASSIKGVVNRCAYSTSKAAVIGLTKAVAADFIEQGIRCNCVCPGTVDTPSLQERIQARPNPEQALKDFLARQKTGRMATAEEVAHLCVYLASDELGPIIIIG; encoded by the exons ATGGGGCGGCTGGATGGGAAGATCATCCTgttgtctgcagcagcacagggcattGGCCGAGCAGCTGCTATT GCTTTTGCTAAAGAAGGAGCCAAAGTCATTGCTACAGACATCAATGAGTCTAAACTGCAAGAACTGGGGAAATATCCAG GCATTCAGATACGGGTTCTGGATGTCACCAAAAAGGAGCAGATAGAAAATCTGGCCAAGGAGATTGAAAAGATTGATGTCCTCTGTAACGTTGCAGG GTTTGTTCATCATGGAACAATTCTGGAGTGTGAGGAGCAAGACTGGGACTTCACGATGAACCTCAATGTTCGCAGCATGTACCTGATGATCAAGACATTCCTCCCCAAG ATGCTTAAACAGAAATCTGgaaatattataaatatgtCTTCTGTGGCATCCAGCATCAAAG GAGTTGTGAACAGGTGTGCCTACAGTACCTCAAAGGCAGCAGTTATTGGGCTGACAAAGGCTGTGGCCGCTGATTTCATTGAGCAAGGCATCAGATGCAACTGTGTGTGTCCTG GAACTGTTGACACACCATCTTTACAGGAAAGAATCCAAGCCCGGCCTAACCCAGAACAG GCACTGAAGGACTTTCTGGCCAGACAGAAGACTGGCAGGATGGCTACTGCAGAAGAAGTGGCCCATCTCTGTGTGTACCTGGCCTCTGATGAA ttAGGTCCCATTATAATTATTGGCTGA